The Luteimonas sp. YGD11-2 genome has a window encoding:
- a CDS encoding NAD kinase: protein MSAPRIAFLASPADHARVALEALVARHGNHAPEDADVLCALGGDGFMLQTLHRHGALGRPVFGMKLGTVGFLMNHHRAEGLLERIAAAEPATLRPLEMVVQTESGTSVGSLAYNEVSLLRQTRQAAHLSIELNGRTRLEELICDGVLVASPAGSTAYNYSAHGPILPLGSGVVALTPIAPFRPRRWRGAILRADTEVVFRVLDPYKRPVSATADSHEVRDVVEVRIREARDRQVTLLFDPEHNLEERILSEQFMA from the coding sequence ATGTCCGCGCCGCGCATTGCTTTCCTCGCCAGTCCTGCCGATCACGCACGCGTTGCGCTGGAGGCACTGGTCGCCAGGCATGGCAACCATGCCCCGGAGGACGCCGACGTGCTGTGCGCGCTCGGTGGCGATGGCTTCATGCTGCAGACCCTGCATCGCCATGGCGCGCTGGGCCGACCGGTGTTCGGAATGAAGCTCGGCACCGTCGGCTTCCTGATGAACCATCACCGCGCGGAGGGCCTGCTCGAGCGCATCGCCGCCGCCGAGCCCGCCACCCTGCGCCCGCTGGAGATGGTGGTGCAGACCGAATCCGGCACCAGCGTGGGTTCGCTGGCCTACAACGAGGTCTCGCTGTTGCGGCAGACCCGCCAGGCCGCGCACCTGAGCATCGAGCTCAACGGCCGCACCCGCCTGGAGGAACTGATCTGCGATGGCGTGCTGGTGGCGTCGCCCGCGGGCAGCACCGCCTACAACTATTCCGCGCATGGTCCGATCCTGCCGCTGGGCAGCGGCGTGGTCGCACTGACGCCGATCGCGCCGTTCCGCCCGCGCCGCTGGCGGGGCGCGATCCTGCGTGCCGACACCGAGGTCGTGTTCCGCGTGCTCGATCCCTACAAGCGCCCGGTCAGCGCCACCGCCGATTCGCACGAGGTCCGCGACGTCGTCGAGGTACGCATCCGCGAGGCACGCGACCGCCAGGTCACGCTGCTGTTCGATCCCGAGCACAACCTCGAGGAGCGGATCCTGAGCGAACAGTTCATGGCGTGA
- a CDS encoding DUF2939 domain-containing protein, with protein MRRTRWLPWAVLAIVLAVLAYVVAGPWLTIRGIEQAIRDDDTRALARQVDFPALRANLRAQAEDHIAREYGDRAQANVFGRLGLRVASGLAGGMVDAMATPVGLAALMEGRRVWSRLDGSPPARSLDESQRPQPFRDARYRYESTSRFTVTIEDEGARPMVFVLTRKGLHWRLSDIRVSP; from the coding sequence ATGAGGCGCACGCGGTGGCTGCCGTGGGCGGTGCTCGCGATCGTACTGGCGGTGCTGGCCTACGTCGTCGCCGGGCCGTGGCTGACCATCCGTGGCATCGAACAGGCGATCCGCGACGACGACACCCGCGCCCTCGCCCGCCAGGTGGATTTCCCCGCCCTGCGCGCCAATCTCCGCGCCCAGGCCGAAGACCACATCGCGAGGGAGTACGGCGATCGCGCCCAGGCCAACGTGTTCGGACGGCTTGGCCTGCGGGTCGCCAGCGGGCTGGCCGGTGGCATGGTCGATGCCATGGCCACGCCGGTGGGGCTGGCGGCACTGATGGAGGGCCGGCGTGTGTGGTCGCGCCTCGACGGCTCGCCACCCGCGCGCAGCCTCGACGAAAGCCAGCGCCCGCAGCCGTTCCGCGACGCGCGCTACCGCTACGAATCGACGTCGCGCTTCACGGTGACCATCGAAGACGAAGGTGCCCGGCCGATGGTGTTCGTGCTGACCCGCAAGGGCCTGCACTGGCGGCTTTCGGATATCCGCGTCTCGCCGTGA
- the chrA gene encoding chromate efflux transporter, whose translation MNLPTRSAAQASSLEVFGIFLLLGLTSFGGPIAHLAYLRREFVERRRWLDDERFAQLMAVCQFLPGPASSQLGFAIGLDRAGWTGALAAFVGFTLPSALLMFALAVLAPMLAPHAVTGSIVQGLKIVAVAVVAHGLLGMARSLVPDVARAAIAVSAVALVLLTGGAWSQLSAVVLGAMLGLVFCAHVRGPATTGQRWHVGHRAALACLLAFAALLGLALSMPLSPSPGVPGLLAAFYRTGALVFGGGHVVLPLLQQAVVEPGWMDADAFITGYGAAQALPGPMFALSAYLGAGIDAGLPPAASAGLALVAIFLPGFLLVTATLPGWTRLLARPAAARVVAGINAAVVGLLAAALYDPLWVTAIHGVADLVIAVGAFALSLTGRVAVPWVVLFCVVAAVLTGAA comes from the coding sequence GTGAACCTCCCGACCCGCTCGGCTGCACAGGCGTCATCGCTGGAGGTGTTTGGCATCTTCCTCCTGCTGGGCCTCACGTCGTTCGGTGGGCCGATCGCGCACCTGGCCTACCTGCGCCGGGAGTTCGTCGAGCGCCGCCGCTGGCTCGACGACGAGCGGTTCGCCCAGTTGATGGCCGTATGCCAGTTCCTGCCAGGCCCTGCCAGCAGCCAGCTGGGATTCGCCATCGGCCTCGATCGTGCCGGCTGGACCGGCGCGCTGGCCGCGTTCGTGGGTTTTACCCTGCCCTCGGCACTGCTGATGTTCGCGCTGGCCGTGCTTGCGCCGATGCTCGCACCGCACGCCGTGACCGGAAGCATCGTGCAGGGGCTGAAGATCGTCGCGGTTGCGGTGGTCGCCCACGGCCTGCTGGGCATGGCGCGATCGCTCGTGCCGGATGTCGCCCGCGCCGCCATCGCCGTGAGCGCGGTGGCACTCGTGCTGTTGACGGGCGGTGCCTGGAGCCAGTTGTCCGCGGTGGTGCTGGGGGCGATGCTGGGCCTTGTCTTCTGCGCGCACGTCCGCGGCCCTGCGACCACCGGCCAACGCTGGCATGTCGGACACCGCGCCGCGCTTGCCTGCCTGCTGGCCTTCGCCGCGCTCCTCGGGCTGGCGCTGTCCATGCCGCTGTCGCCCTCGCCGGGTGTACCCGGCCTGCTCGCTGCGTTCTACCGGACAGGTGCGCTGGTCTTCGGCGGCGGCCACGTCGTGCTGCCATTGTTGCAACAGGCCGTGGTCGAGCCGGGCTGGATGGATGCGGATGCGTTCATCACCGGGTATGGCGCGGCACAGGCGTTGCCAGGACCGATGTTCGCGCTGTCGGCCTACCTCGGTGCGGGGATCGACGCCGGGCTTCCCCCGGCCGCCTCGGCGGGCCTGGCCCTGGTCGCGATCTTCCTGCCGGGATTCCTGCTGGTGACCGCCACCCTGCCGGGTTGGACGCGCCTGCTCGCCCGCCCGGCGGCGGCCAGGGTGGTTGCCGGCATCAATGCCGCCGTGGTGGGCCTGCTCGCGGCAGCGCTGTACGACCCGCTGTGGGTGACGGCGATCCATGGCGTTGCGGATCTGGTGATTGCCGTGGGCGCATTCGCACTGTCGCTGACCGGTCGGGTCGCGGTGCCCTGGGTCGTGCTGTTCTGTGTGGTCGCGGCCGTGCTCACCGGCGCGGCCTGA
- a CDS encoding DUF2461 domain-containing protein: MPAYFSDRSFRFLHSLARHNEREWFHAHKAEYEAHVREPFQHLLGDLQPDLAAVSLQFRADPRPVGGSLFRINRDTRYANDKSPYKRWQGAKLFHARHREVPAPSWYIHLQPGENFLAAGIWHPETPVLRQIRQFLVDNPQGWGRAAHDPALCRRWSLSADDMLVRVPRGYPDDFDYRDDLRRRNFVILRPLDDATMAGPRLRQTIARELAATAPFMDYLCAALDLEF, from the coding sequence ATGCCCGCCTATTTCTCCGACCGCTCCTTCCGGTTCCTGCACAGCCTCGCGCGCCACAACGAGCGCGAGTGGTTCCACGCCCACAAGGCGGAGTACGAAGCGCATGTGCGCGAGCCGTTCCAGCATCTGCTGGGCGACCTGCAGCCGGATCTCGCCGCGGTCAGCCTGCAGTTCCGCGCCGATCCGCGGCCGGTCGGCGGCTCGCTGTTCCGCATCAACCGCGATACCCGCTACGCCAACGACAAGTCGCCCTACAAGCGCTGGCAGGGCGCGAAGCTGTTCCATGCGCGCCACCGCGAGGTGCCGGCACCGTCCTGGTACATCCACCTGCAGCCCGGGGAGAATTTCCTCGCCGCCGGCATCTGGCATCCGGAAACGCCGGTGCTGCGGCAGATCCGCCAGTTCCTCGTCGACAACCCGCAGGGCTGGGGTCGCGCCGCGCACGATCCTGCGCTATGCCGTCGCTGGAGCCTGTCGGCCGACGACATGCTGGTCCGGGTGCCGCGCGGTTATCCCGACGACTTCGACTACCGCGACGACCTGCGCCGTCGCAACTTCGTCATCCTGCGCCCGCTCGACGATGCCACCATGGCCGGGCCGCGGCTGCGCCAGACCATCGCCCGCGAGCTCGCCGCGACCGCGCCGTTCATGGATTACCTGTGCGCCGCGCTGGACCTGGAGTTCTGA
- a CDS encoding NAD(P)/FAD-dependent oxidoreductase yields the protein MKPAAGQRIVIVGAGLAGALLGALLARQGWQVDLYEKRGDPRRQGYAGGRSINLALAERGRHALRQADADDAVMRQAVMMRGRMVHFADGSQQLQRYGRDDSEVIWSVHRGDLNVTLLGIAEDAGARVHFDSRLDGVDFDAREARFVDDRDGSLNRVVFDAVIGADGAGSALRAAMTDVIDLGERVEPLGHSYRELEIPPADDGGFRIEPNALHIWPRGDYMCIALPNDERTFTVTLFMPNTGNPGFDTVRTPAQARALFERDFADALALIPDLEADWQANPVGMLATLYLDRWALDGRAVLMGDAAHAMVPFHGQGMNCAFEDCVSLARHIGSADSFEAAFAAFEAERKPNAEAIQHMALENYYEMRDRVDDADYLLQRALELVLQERHPGRFVPHYAMVTFMRIPYRVALERSEVQRLLLAEATAGIESLDAIDWAMLDSRVRERLAALDPER from the coding sequence GTGAAGCCGGCCGCGGGCCAGCGCATCGTGATCGTCGGCGCTGGCCTGGCGGGTGCGCTGCTGGGCGCCCTGCTCGCCCGCCAGGGCTGGCAGGTGGATCTGTACGAGAAGCGCGGTGATCCGCGGCGACAGGGTTATGCCGGCGGCCGCTCGATCAACCTGGCGCTGGCCGAACGGGGCCGGCACGCCCTGCGCCAGGCCGATGCCGACGACGCGGTGATGCGCCAGGCGGTGATGATGCGCGGGCGCATGGTGCATTTCGCCGACGGCAGCCAGCAGCTGCAGCGCTATGGCCGCGACGATTCCGAAGTGATCTGGTCGGTGCACCGCGGCGACCTCAACGTCACCCTGCTCGGCATCGCGGAAGACGCGGGCGCGCGGGTGCATTTCGACAGCCGCCTCGACGGTGTCGACTTCGATGCGCGCGAGGCGCGCTTCGTCGACGACCGCGATGGCAGCCTCAACCGCGTGGTTTTCGACGCGGTGATCGGCGCCGATGGTGCCGGCTCGGCGCTGCGTGCGGCGATGACGGACGTCATCGACCTCGGCGAACGGGTCGAGCCCCTGGGCCATTCCTATCGCGAGCTGGAGATCCCGCCGGCCGATGACGGCGGCTTCCGCATCGAGCCCAATGCGCTGCACATCTGGCCGCGTGGCGACTACATGTGCATCGCCCTGCCCAACGACGAACGCACCTTCACCGTCACGCTGTTCATGCCCAACACCGGCAATCCCGGCTTCGACACGGTGCGCACGCCGGCACAGGCGCGTGCGCTGTTCGAGCGCGACTTCGCCGATGCGCTGGCGCTGATCCCGGACCTCGAAGCCGACTGGCAGGCCAACCCGGTGGGCATGCTGGCCACGCTGTACCTCGACCGCTGGGCGCTGGACGGCCGTGCGGTGCTGATGGGCGATGCCGCGCACGCGATGGTGCCGTTCCACGGCCAGGGCATGAACTGCGCGTTCGAGGACTGCGTGTCGCTGGCGCGGCATATCGGCAGCGCCGACTCGTTCGAGGCCGCGTTCGCCGCCTTCGAGGCCGAGCGCAAGCCGAACGCCGAGGCCATCCAGCACATGGCGCTGGAGAACTACTACGAGATGCGCGACCGCGTCGACGATGCCGACTACCTGCTGCAGCGCGCACTCGAACTGGTGCTGCAGGAACGCCATCCCGGCCGCTTCGTGCCTCACTACGCGATGGTGACCTTCATGCGCATCCCGTACCGCGTGGCGCTGGAGCGCAGCGAGGTGCAACGCCTGCTACTGGCCGAGGCAACAGCGGGCATCGAGTCGCTCGACGCCATCGACTGGGCGATGCTCGATTCACGCGTGCGTGAACGCCTGGCCGCGCTGGACCCGGAGCGCTGA
- the kynU gene encoding kynureninase, producing MTDLLSSSHATALDAADPLSALRAEFHLPRHGEGEQAYFVGNSLGLQPRGARAHVEEVLDQWARIAVEGHFRGPAQWMTYHELVAEPLSSVVGAEPAEVVAMNSLTANLHLLMVSFYRPTAERPAILIEAGAFPSDRHAVASQIHFHGFDPATDLIEVEPDLPGGTLSTAAIAAAIERHGPRLALVLWPGVQYRTGQAFDLAEIARLGHAAGAVVGFDLAHAVGNLPLRLHDADADFAVWCHYKYLNSGPGAVGGAFVHARHARADHPRFAGWWGHDKATRFRMGPEFVPTPGADGWQLSNPPILGLAPLRASLDLFARAGMDALRARSERLTGYLESLVRGHLDDALEIVTPADPAQRGCQLSLRVRAGRDAGRALFEHLAASGVLGDWREPDVIRISPAPLYNSHADVLRFARSALAWRDGRAPGDAP from the coding sequence ATGACCGATCTTCTTTCCAGCAGCCACGCCACGGCGCTCGACGCGGCCGACCCGCTCTCCGCCCTGCGCGCCGAATTCCACCTGCCACGCCATGGCGAGGGTGAGCAGGCCTATTTCGTCGGCAACTCGCTGGGCCTGCAGCCGCGCGGCGCGCGCGCCCACGTGGAGGAGGTTCTCGACCAGTGGGCACGGATCGCCGTCGAAGGTCACTTCCGCGGACCCGCACAGTGGATGACCTACCACGAGCTGGTGGCGGAGCCGTTGTCATCGGTCGTGGGCGCGGAGCCGGCCGAAGTGGTGGCGATGAACTCGCTGACCGCCAACCTGCACCTGCTGATGGTGAGCTTCTACCGGCCGACTGCCGAACGACCGGCGATCCTGATCGAGGCCGGCGCGTTTCCTTCCGACCGCCATGCAGTGGCCTCGCAGATCCATTTCCACGGCTTCGACCCGGCCACCGACCTGATCGAGGTCGAGCCCGACCTGCCCGGCGGCACGCTGTCGACGGCGGCCATCGCCGCGGCCATCGAGCGCCACGGCCCGCGGCTGGCGCTGGTGCTGTGGCCGGGCGTGCAGTACCGCACCGGGCAGGCCTTCGATCTTGCGGAGATCGCGCGCCTCGGCCATGCGGCTGGCGCGGTCGTCGGTTTCGATCTTGCGCATGCGGTCGGCAACCTGCCGTTGCGCCTGCACGATGCCGACGCCGACTTCGCGGTGTGGTGCCACTACAAATACCTCAACAGCGGGCCGGGCGCGGTGGGCGGTGCCTTCGTGCACGCACGCCACGCACGCGCCGACCACCCCCGCTTTGCCGGCTGGTGGGGACATGACAAGGCCACACGATTCCGCATGGGCCCGGAGTTCGTGCCCACGCCCGGTGCCGACGGCTGGCAACTCAGCAATCCGCCCATCCTCGGGCTGGCGCCGCTGCGCGCCTCGCTGGACCTGTTTGCCCGCGCCGGCATGGATGCGTTGCGTGCGCGCTCGGAGCGCCTGACCGGCTACCTGGAATCGCTGGTGCGCGGCCATCTCGACGACGCGCTGGAGATCGTCACCCCCGCGGACCCGGCGCAGCGTGGCTGCCAGCTGTCGCTGCGCGTGCGTGCCGGTCGCGATGCGGGGCGCGCGCTGTTCGAGCATCTCGCCGCTAGCGGCGTGCTCGGTGACTGGCGCGAGCCCGACGTGATCCGGATCTCTCCGGCCCCGCTCTACAACTCGCATGCCGACGTGCTGCGCTTCGCTCGTAGCGCGCTGGCCTGGCGCGACGGACGTGCGCCGGGGGACGCGCCGTGA
- a CDS encoding 5'-nucleotidase — protein MSIPSVSTLTIAISSRALFDLEDSHALFEEEGIEAYSNYQRAHEDDILPPGIAFALVRKLLALNESAPPDAPHVEVILLSRNSADTGLRIFNSIQHHGLPISRATFTSGEPTWPYIRPFGAQLLLSANPESVRRALADGIAAATILPSAALPPPARAGEAATSARAQIRIAFDGDAVIFGDEGERVSQESGIEAFHRHERERAREALSGGPFRGFLSALHDLQEAFPAGPDAPIRTALVTARSAPAHERVIRTLREWGVRLDEALFLGGRPKGPFLEAFGADIFFDDSLHNIDSARQHVTAGHVPHGISNLPRVPAAK, from the coding sequence ATGTCGATCCCATCCGTCTCCACGCTCACCATCGCCATCTCGTCGCGGGCGCTGTTCGACCTCGAGGACAGCCATGCGCTGTTCGAGGAGGAAGGCATCGAGGCGTACTCGAACTACCAGCGCGCCCACGAGGACGACATCCTGCCTCCGGGCATCGCCTTCGCGCTGGTGCGCAAGCTGCTCGCGCTCAACGAATCCGCGCCGCCGGATGCGCCCCACGTCGAGGTGATCCTGCTGTCGCGCAATTCGGCCGATACCGGGCTGCGGATCTTCAACTCGATCCAGCACCACGGGCTGCCGATCTCGCGCGCGACGTTCACCTCGGGCGAGCCGACCTGGCCGTATATCCGGCCGTTCGGTGCGCAGCTGCTGCTGTCGGCGAACCCGGAATCGGTCCGCCGGGCGCTTGCCGATGGCATCGCCGCCGCGACCATCCTGCCCAGCGCCGCGCTGCCGCCGCCGGCGCGGGCGGGCGAAGCCGCCACCAGTGCGCGCGCGCAGATCCGCATCGCCTTCGATGGCGACGCGGTGATCTTCGGCGACGAGGGCGAGCGGGTGTCGCAGGAAAGCGGCATCGAGGCCTTCCATCGCCACGAGCGCGAACGCGCCCGCGAGGCGCTTTCGGGCGGTCCGTTCCGCGGTTTCCTGTCCGCCCTGCACGATCTGCAGGAGGCGTTTCCCGCAGGGCCGGATGCGCCGATCCGCACCGCGCTGGTCACCGCGCGCTCGGCGCCGGCACACGAGCGCGTCATCCGCACGCTGCGCGAGTGGGGCGTGCGCCTGGACGAGGCACTGTTCCTCGGCGGCCGGCCGAAGGGCCCGTTCCTGGAAGCCTTCGGCGCCGACATCTTCTTCGACGATTCCCTGCACAACATCGATTCCGCGCGCCAGCACGTCACCGCCGGCCATGTACCCCACGGGATATCGAACCTCCCCAGGGTTCCCGCTGCGAAGTAG
- the sbcB gene encoding exodeoxyribonuclease I encodes MSSSFLFYDLETFGSDPRRTRIAQFAAIRTNELLEEIEAPIDLLVRPADDLLPSPGATLVTGIEPQRALRDGMREADAFALIHEAMAQPRTCSVGYNSLRFDDEFIRCGLYRNFHDPYEREWRGGNSRWDLLDVMRLAHALRPDGIIWPRRDDGATSFRLEHLAAANGVRIGDAHEAVSDVRALIGMARRLRESQPRLWDYALRLRDKRHAASLLDTVAMQPVLHVSQRYPASRMCAAAVLPLTRHPRIDGRVIVFDLEGEPERLLDLDPAEIADRLYTPARDLPEGETRIPLKEVHLNRCPSLVAWRHLTDADRERLCIDDALVQARAQRLRDAGPALAEKVRRVYAQQAERAASDADGAIYDGFLGDGDRKRCAEVRATPPDQLGTRTSGFQDPRLDELLFRYRARNWPEHLDAGERVRWDAYRRQRLAEGSELSEHSLPGFFAEIAQMRQAHAGDGRVQVLLDRLEAWGRGIEVSLG; translated from the coding sequence ATGTCATCCAGCTTTCTTTTCTACGATCTCGAAACCTTTGGCAGCGATCCGCGGCGCACGCGCATTGCCCAGTTCGCGGCCATCCGCACCAACGAGCTCCTGGAGGAAATCGAAGCGCCAATCGACCTGCTGGTACGGCCCGCCGATGACCTGCTGCCATCGCCCGGCGCCACCCTGGTCACCGGCATCGAGCCGCAACGCGCGCTGCGCGACGGCATGCGCGAGGCCGACGCCTTCGCGCTGATCCATGAAGCGATGGCGCAGCCGCGCACCTGCAGCGTCGGCTACAACTCGCTGCGCTTCGATGACGAGTTCATCCGCTGCGGGCTGTACCGCAACTTCCACGACCCCTACGAGCGGGAGTGGCGCGGCGGCAACTCGCGCTGGGACCTGCTCGACGTGATGCGCCTCGCCCATGCGCTGCGGCCCGACGGCATCATCTGGCCACGCCGCGACGACGGCGCCACCTCGTTCCGGCTCGAACACCTGGCCGCTGCCAACGGCGTGCGCATCGGCGACGCCCACGAGGCGGTGTCCGACGTGCGTGCGCTGATCGGCATGGCGCGCCGCCTGCGCGAATCGCAACCGCGGCTGTGGGACTATGCGCTGCGCCTGCGCGACAAGCGCCATGCGGCCTCGCTGCTCGATACGGTGGCGATGCAGCCGGTGCTGCATGTCTCGCAACGTTATCCGGCCTCGCGGATGTGCGCGGCCGCGGTACTGCCGCTGACGCGCCATCCGCGTATCGACGGTCGCGTGATCGTGTTCGACCTCGAAGGCGAACCGGAACGCCTGCTCGACCTCGATCCGGCGGAGATCGCCGACCGCCTGTACACCCCGGCGCGCGACCTGCCCGAAGGCGAGACGCGTATCCCGCTCAAGGAAGTCCATCTCAACCGCTGCCCGTCGCTGGTGGCCTGGCGACATCTCACCGATGCCGACCGCGAGCGCCTGTGCATCGACGATGCGCTGGTGCAGGCGCGCGCGCAGCGGCTGCGCGACGCCGGACCCGCGCTGGCCGAGAAGGTGCGGCGTGTGTACGCCCAGCAGGCCGAGCGCGCGGCATCCGACGCCGACGGCGCGATCTACGACGGCTTCCTCGGCGATGGCGACCGCAAGCGCTGCGCCGAGGTGCGCGCGACGCCGCCCGACCAGCTGGGCACGCGCACGTCCGGTTTCCAGGACCCACGGCTGGACGAGCTGCTGTTCCGCTACCGCGCGCGCAACTGGCCGGAACATCTGGACGCCGGCGAGCGCGTGCGCTGGGACGCCTACCGCCGCCAGCGCCTTGCCGAGGGCAGCGAGCTGTCGGAACACTCGCTACCGGGATTCTTCGCCGAGATCGCGCAGATGCGCCAGGCCCATGCCGGCGACGGCCGGGTGCAGGTGCTGCTCGACCGGCTGGAGGCATGGGGCCGTGGGATCGAGGTGTCGCTCGGTTAG